A stretch of DNA from Thermodesulfobacteriota bacterium:
CAACCCATTACAATTACCTCCTTACTAAATTGAAAGATTTTATGTTCAGTATTAATTTACCTAATATTGACGGCCGGAGCCAGCAAAATTTTCATTTCGGTATATTAAATAACTTTTATTGTATATAGTCATATCCAATCCCGGCTCGCCGGTTCGAAAAGTAAAGGGTTTTTCGGTAAATCGGGTGCGGCTCCACGTGCTTACAATTACGTGCTTGTATGCTAAGATTAGATAATCCGTTGTGCTATTAAATAATATATAGAGCGAAGGAGCATATAACAATTGAAATTTGTAATCGGAAAGGAAAACATAAAGAAAGTTAAAGCAGATGCTCTCGTCCTGGGGATGCTGAAGGGCGAGGGGATATCCGGCGATTTGAAGGAAATAGATAAGGTCCTGGGCGGCGAGCTCGAAACGCTGATCGAGTCCGAGAAATTCGACGGAGAGGCGGGGAAGGCGGTCCTTCTGGGCTCGACCTTCGGGCGCATAGCCGTGAAGCGCGTTCTCGTCGTCGGACTCGGCGGGAAGCGCGGTTTGGGCGCGGTCACTTTAAGAAAAGCGGGCATTGTATCGGCCAAGAGGCTCAGGAAGTCGTCCGCGTCGATTGCCTTCAGCCCGAGGTTCTCGAACAAACCGGGATACGCGAGGGCGCTTTCGGAAGGCCTTTACCTGGGCGCGTACGAATTCAACAAGTACAAGACGAACGGCGAGGGCGGGAGCAGGCTGTCGGATATAATCCTCTCCTCGGACGGTCTCACCGAAAAGCGGCTCACCGCGGAGACCGCCCTTGCAAGGGCCGTGGGGGAGTCGACGAATCTCGTCCGCGACCTCGTGAACGAGCCCCCCGTTTACATGACGCCTGCGAAGCTCGCCGAGACTGCCCAGGGCATAGCCGAGGAGGGCGGCCTCAAGTGCGAGATTTTCGGCCCGGAGGAGATAGACAGGCGCGGCATGCGGGGCATCCAGGCCGTCACGAGCGGGAGTGACCGGGAGCCGAGGTTCATTCACCTCACGTACGAGCCCTCTAAAAAACCGGCGAAGACCGTAGCCATAGTCGGGAAGGGCATCACGTTCGATTCGGGCGGCCTCTGCATAAAGCCCGCCGACAGCATGCGCACGATGAAGATGGACATGGCGGGCGCAGCGGCTGTGCTCGGGGTTATGAAGGCGCTGCCGGCGCTTAAGCCGCGCGTCCGGGTTCACGGGCTCGTAGCATCGTGCGAGAACATGACCGGCCCCGGGGCATACAAGCCGGAC
This window harbors:
- a CDS encoding leucyl aminopeptidase, giving the protein MKFVIGKENIKKVKADALVLGMLKGEGISGDLKEIDKVLGGELETLIESEKFDGEAGKAVLLGSTFGRIAVKRVLVVGLGGKRGLGAVTLRKAGIVSAKRLRKSSASIAFSPRFSNKPGYARALSEGLYLGAYEFNKYKTNGEGGSRLSDIILSSDGLTEKRLTAETALARAVGESTNLVRDLVNEPPVYMTPAKLAETAQGIAEEGGLKCEIFGPEEIDRRGMRGIQAVTSGSDREPRFIHLTYEPSKKPAKTVAIVGKGITFDSGGLCIKPADSMRTMKMDMAGAAAVLGVMKALPALKPRVRVHGLVASCENMTGPGAYKPDDVIKAYNGKTIEVINTDAEGRIVLSDALSYAVELKAAEIVDMATLTGACIVGLGLYTAGLMSNDAGLAGKILEASREAGEKIWELPLDDELRPEIKSDVADIKNAGSRWGGAITAAMFLENFVGETPWAHIDLAGPAYAEREGEFYPKGGTGFGVRTILDYILGL